TAGGAAAAGGCACACATCTCTCAATAAAAGGTCTAACAGCTGAAAATGCATATCAGAGCAAAAACCAAGCCATGAGGTTAAAAGAACTGCCAGAGTTTAGAGACAggattgtgtaaaaaaaaaaaaaaaagatctggggaatactacacacacacacacacacacacacacaaatatatctgCTGTACTGAAGGTTTACAAAAGCATGTGGCCTTCATAATCCTTAATGGACGAAGTTTGGAACAACCAGGActtttcctagagctggcctCCTGGAGAAGGGTCTTGGTTAGAGTGGTGACCAAGAAGCTGATGGTCACTCTTGTTGAGCTTCATGATCATATATGGAGATGGGAGAAATTTACAGAAGGACAAACATCACTGCAACACTTCACCGATCTGGGCTTCATGGCTGAGTGGAGAGACTCAAGCCTCTCCTCAGTAAGAAAACCAACTTGGATTAAAGCTGCAAGCTGCGATGAAAGGGCCTTCGCACCTGGGGCCACTGCCACCCAGAGGCCTTAGGAAAatagtgaacagtgggcgatatGCATTTAAGCGTGTAAATATAGgaaaaatatggcaaagtcattttgacgtgccacacttcctgctgccaacaggtggtgctttgactataaatgaatattgccatgttgatgtcttcaggccaggactattatcaatcATGTGAATTTTAGGGCAGATTGTAAaatgtatgcctgagttacaacaacttcctgtttcgtggcgttaatcgcctATAGCACTTAGCCAAGGGTTGCATGATTtcacgtgtttctagcatgtttggtacttcatggcatattgaaatgtgcttctgggagtgaattagaGTGCAAAGCATGCCAGAAGACTGTGAGAAacaagattctctggtctgatgaacctCAGTTCCAAGCATCATGTatggaggaaaccaggcactgTTCATTGCCTGCCAGTAACAATAAGCAGATTTATCCTAGGTCactaaaaaggaaaagaaaaattaGATATTCGAAAATTAAGTGGATAaccacactaaatacacagtggTAGTATAATACAAAAAGTTCGAAAACTCATGCACTCACTTGGGGTACATGAATAGGAAAACTCTTCATCAAGATAGTTGACACATCAGTCCCTAGCTTACTGATATAAGGCTTCCAGACATTATAAAACTGATCTGGCTGACCATTAACTAAACATGTTAAATGTTCCAATGGGATTAATTCCATTAAAATCTTGTGCCATCCAGATATAGTCGGAGTCTTATCACCTATCCATCTCATTAATATGTTTTTCCTGGCTGCAAATGTGAGAAAATTGTAAAGTCTCTTTTCATTTGATAAAGTCAAAGCTTTATCCGGCAGACCAAGGATCAACAATAGAAGATCCAAAACCAACTCCTTATCAAAGATATTACTTATTTCAAATACAATCTTTGCCCAGTATATTTGTAACTGATTACATGACCAAAGACAGTGAGTGATAGTGCCAACTTGTGTTTTGCACTTAAGGCATAGAGGTGAAAGGGTATTGTTAAGTAAAGGTGCTTTAACTTAGTAATGAATTACGGGTTTGAATACTTATGCAATtcagtttttcctttttaaaaaatttgcaAAGTTGTCACACTAAtctgttttttgctttgttaTTATGGTGTATGAGGTGTAGATTAatgtgaaaaaaagtttaaagtagtttaacaTAAGGCagcaacataacaaaatgtgaaaaaatgaagGGGTTTGAATACTTTCACAAGCCACTGTACGCCATGTTTTGATTGGCAATATGATTTTGGGCTCACATGAAAATTAATAGTCAACATTAATGTAACCGGACAGTCACTGCATGAGGTGGATGGGAGGAAATCTCCCACAGAGCTAACCACCATCCTTCCTGTGGACTGAAGCTGGGCCATGACCCAAAAAGTGCCTTTAACCCTATGATCTTTCTCATTAGCAAATGCACaaacaacatcaacaaacaaacaaacaaaaaaacatcaacagCCCTTGCCCCCCTCCATCACAATATCTTTCTGTCTGACTCCCTCACTCTATGAGAGAGGTGGGATCACGTCATGGTCCACATCCTTGCTGTGAAGAACAGCAGGGGACCCGAGAACATATTGGCCACAAAAGCTCCAGCACGAATTCTGAATAAAGGAGAAATCCCATTGACCGGAAGAACATGCAAGGGTGTCCAGTAGGGTCTCACGTTATCGGCCTATTCATCGGGCAACTCTCCCACTGCTGCCCCCTTTGGCTCCTGATTTAGTCACACCATCAGCCCTGATTGACAGATCCCCAGTCTTCCACTAACCCATCCCAGAATACACCGAGACGACTAAAGGGAGCTGGCAAACAAACAGAGAAATGTACAGTGTGTAAGTCAATCAGTTCTTAAACAGCTCTATCATCTAATTATTTACAGTTGACAATATGAGACAAAATGACAATTTGCTatggtaaaaaacaaaataatgataatattcaGGACAAACTGGCAAGTGCACAACCAAACCTTTTTCTTAgcattatattgtaaaataaatcaacAATGTCTCTATTGTAATCTTTGGGTGATGTTTGCTATAGATGTGTGTCTGAAAGTGTTCTAATGTCCAAATTTGACCCAGGTGTCCATCAAAGCAAAAACAGCATCTCTGGGAACACAAGATACTTCTCGTTCCATGTAACCACAACTGCACTCCCAGTGGCCTTCCAGTCAGGTAACGATCTCTCGCTCTGGCTGGCCTGAGCCCTCCACTGGCACAGCAGTGAGCTGCTCACATTTACAAAGCTACACTTCACAAAGCCTCCGTGAAACTTTTCAACTACCAAACTCCATCAGAAGTCACTGGAGAATTGCAAAAAGAAGAAATCTCAATGATAATAGGAGATAATTTTCTATTATGACACATGAAATGTCATATCTGAAGCAATCACTTTTGCTTGTTGAATACGTAACACTATCACTTCTCACACATTTGctaacattattttttgtattatttgattaatttatacagtaattTTAGTATATGATGCCATTTTTGGTGTCCAAcaaattatctcataattataattttattaatgccataaatatgactttttatcttgtaCTTAGCATCTCATAAATTTGACTTGAATTTAtcaaaattatgatttaccaaagcaaaGAATTTTATCTTATGTGTCGGAAATGGGCTTTCATAGGCCTGGCTACGTTATTAAAGTAAAAACTTTGATAGATAAAtccaataataatttaaatcatgacaactctctgaagatttttagcatggtaatggatatgacaatgttaatgtatttggtcttggcggaatagatctgctacgctgctgctaaATTGCTGCTGTTGatgtttattgctgctgctgcagagctagtacaggaacttgctactgccaatacatacgccAAAAAGCTGTTGCGAGTAAGACATAGcactgctgcacaaatagcatatatcaataactcatagcagatctatacaggtggagggttttagaggaactctgaagcgtgctgcaaactgctatagtgaatgtaaccagccatttaaatgtgtgagtaACAGCTTATTGGCTGCAGAAGtgacatggaccaatcagcttgtgccaagtagttaatgctgtaattatcatcagcttgcattaaggacccatcagcctgcgccatctagagtttcatgactgaactatgtaTAAATCCAAATTTCAGGTGCTCACATGCAGTGCATGGTGTTACCATCAAGATTAAAACCATTTTCACATGTTgatatttaatgatttatatattgaaaccaaaaaatgaagaaaaaaaagacaccaGAAACATCAAAAGCTGATTATGTCgcagtatatttatatataattgcaAGTGGCTTACATTTACAATACACTTTTTGCTTTTTCATCCTGGTCATGACACTCTACCTTGTTAATCAGCTATCCTAAGCAGCTCACCTACAAAGTTTTTGCATATTTTCAAACCACTATTTTAAACCACCAAACCTCCATTTATTTTGTCAGTGCATATATAGCTGAatttttaaacttattaatCTCCTCAATTGTTCAGGGAAGGTTTACAAGAAATACTGcattatgtgtgtttgtgttggaaCAGACacacataaacttttatttttattttttactcggATTAATCCATTTCTTCAAATCACATCTAATCCAACCTTGCACACAAAACAGAGTTTTGATTATTCTGTTAAGTACTGTAACTCAAACAATGCAACTTCACCCTTTCGTATTTGTCCAAGGTCATTAATACCTAAGAATTTGTAATCCATTGGCTCAATCagcattattattttgttcttgGTAATTACAGAAACAGGTCAAATGTGTATAATTATGCTCtggaatgctttttttttaaacaagctGTAATATATAAAGCATATTGCCTTGGCATTTTCATAGGGCAAGTGCATCTCTGCACTTGCCCTTGTCTTTCTCAAGGCAGTAAACCAACAATCAATTAGAGTGTGGTTCAGTAACTGAAAGGGGCCTTTATGAATATAATTGATAATATTAAAACTATGTTTCAGTATAAGGATTGGGCTGAAACTTAATTTTGACTGAAGCAGGCCTTGTAGCGCCAGAAAAAAAGCTTAGTGGAGCATAAGCTGGCTAAGTCCTAAACAAGAGCTTAAAATGCTGCCTCATCCCGCAAAGTCCCTAATCACGGAGTTAGGAAATCTCCACTTAGGAGCTTTGGAGGCATGTGTGTGAATTAGTCTCACAGTCaactcaaaacaaacaaagagtTAAAGCCATAAAACACGAGGGGTCAAAGTCAAGCAAGAACCGCTAGCAGCTGAATTAGATCCCTCAGATCAGCCTTTCCAGAAAAGCTCTCTGCACAGAGTTCGAGCAGAGCTGTTGAAATTGTTGCAATGTACTTGTATATTATCTTAAAGCTTCGGCTAAGAAAGtccattacaatgtacaaaacaatcgGCCTAGCAACAACACGAATATTTCCAATTTTACAAAGGGTATCTGGGTGTGACCATACTACCTACTACCAAAGAGGGGCGCTGCTCTCTCAAATGTGACCCAAAGTTGTCTGCgagaaacattaaacattacatcCAGGATGATAAAAGACAGAAAATAGAAAGGACattttatacaattaaaaaaacaaaacaaaaaaaaaacaaatccttGATATAATTTACTTTCTATAAAGTGTTTTGACAAAGAACACGTGATTGTTTGACTTCAAAAGCATTTCTTCGTGTGCCGTGTTTAGCTAAAGATTTAGGTTGAAGGGTGGTAATAGTGTCTGTTTCAACCACTGCCCTATATTCCTTCATTTAGACAGGGGTCTGTACAAACACTAGAGAGCAAGTAGGCTAAGGACACAAAAGTGAATGGGGCTTAGAGCCTGCTAAAGCAGAACTTTGACAGGTTATGTAGAAATATTGAATATATCCCTAATCTGATTAGCATTGTGCAAGGAAAAACTACAAGCCTTATAAATGCATGATTGCAGAGCCAGTCAATAGCAGAATGGGAAGTGAAAAATGCCATAAACTTCAAAAGCACAGTTCATGGTTAGTGAAgataaaagttaaaatgttttcctAATGCAGGAAGACTCAAAGTAATAATctgactaaataaaaacacagcatttatgaaaaataaaacatgcatcacacaaaaaataaatgttttccaaTCACAATTTCCATCAGTAACATCCCACATACTACAGTGAGAAATGCAGCTCTCTGTTCAAATTACACTGAACATTTCAGCTGTACCCAAGCAGAGAATGGAAATGTTATTATCCGGATATTCAGTGGTTTGCAGTGGGCCAGACTCTAGTCTACTTTGTTTCCTTTTCACTCAGTTGTTTGGACCagattttacataaatatttagGCATTGCTCCGCTTGGTTCTGAGAATGGCTTTGATAGAGGATTACATATCCAGTGACCACTAATtccaaaattacacaaatagtTTGTAATAAACAAATGACAAGAGCTCACGAGCACACATACTCAAAAACATCACCAAAGATGCAAGATTTGCTTTAGACTCCAAACACATCGCTATATGTTAACACGCATGTaatccaaacaaacaaacaaataaaatatttgaaaatgggTAAACTATAGCACATATTTTTGTCATGATGACAGTAAATAACCTTTACGTTTTGGAAGTAGGACAATTTTGTTACAGTAACTGTACCAGGTGtttcttgaacttttttatataaaggTCACATTGGAAACTTTCAGTCACCCCTCATGTTTTATTTCTTACTACTTTTCAAATGCCTTTAAcctataaattatattataatggcTACTTTAGGTAAGGCAGGTCAAATAATCTGCAATACAATGATTGCTAGGCAATAATCTTGATAAAATGGTTTACTTTCTTTCCTGAAAATAATTTTGGTTGGCATGTTGCTCACAGTCACATGCCACTGTGAGCTCAAAAAGGTGATGGGAGTGTATGATAATAAAATCATTACAGCTCTTTTCTCTTGTCTTGTCAAACTGACCCCGTGTCGGTCTACTATTAGGTACTATTATTATACTGTTAGGCTACGATAtgggtgaaattaaaaataataaactatttaaatatttattgtgtgaaaTATTGTAAAGCGATAGTTAAGGAAACTTAGTGACAGATACGGTTACCATGGGTACaatgtatttacaatattaatgcatttaaacatCCACATGTTGATGAACACACTTGACTCCACCCTCTCGGCGTTcgaaaaaactttatttacaaCCAGCCTCAAGAACAACCCGTCATTTCAAAACATACGATATTAATAAACTCGGTAGGTATTTATGATtacattatgtaatataaacGAAGGTTTACATTTGCGATAAAATGTTCCATAGACGTGTACAGTTGTTATATTTAATGCTGAAATAATACGACAGTAGCCTTAGCCCGTTAATCCTGCATTAGAAATCAAGCTATGCTGCACAATGAACTAACCCGGTGTGCTCTCgtattttgtttgtgttttaactGATGAAATGCACATGCTGGATTTGTACAGTAAAGGTTTCACTTCCTCTTCACTGATTAACAGAGTATAATCTATAAAGGTAGTTAGCTGGTTGGCTAACCTTGTTTTGGTCACACTGACATTTAGCACGTTCATTTGTCGGGCATGTGTCATTATGTATTTTTGGCCAGGATTAAAGGACTTTTTCAAACGTGCGTGGTTAAAATTCCACAATTAAATCTGTTATAATAATACCATCATAATAATCTTGATGATTCATCAGTATTGCTGTTATAGACTCAAACTGAGGCACAAATGTCACCAACACGGTAGCCCTTTAAGTTATGTTTACAATGTGGCCATATGAGTTATAATTGACCGTTCACATATTTCCATTAATGTAAATCTCTCTCTAAATATCCCAGGTACAAAAGCTTTATTTTGCATGGGAGCCAAACATCATCCACTTACTAAAAgggtttgattttatttatggaACAAGCTCAAGATCATTTGTAGCTTCTGTGGAATATAACAGATCCTGTGCGGACAATGGCATCGGAGGAGATGGAAGGTTTGTGCCCATTACCAGAAGTGGCGGGCATCAAGGTAGAGCCTTCGGTCAGCATTGGCTCAGTGGAGGATGCCAACTCACAGAACGCCATGggcataaagtttattttaCCCAATCGCTTTGACATGAACGTATGCTCACGCTTCGTTAAGTCGCTGAACGAGGAAGACAGTAAAAACATCCAGGACCAGGTGAACTCTGATTTGGAGGTGGCCTCTGTGTTATTTAAAGGTAAAGCAAATGCATGGAGGAAAATGACCACCTTTTCGATGAATATAGTTGTCGGGAAAATCTTTAAGATgtcttgtttctgttttttctctctctacaGCAGAGTGTAATATCCAAACATCTCCCTCACCTGGTATTCAGGTTAGGCATGTGTACACGCCATCGACCACCAAACACTTCTCTCCAATAAAGCAGTCCACCACACTCACCAACAAACACCGTGGGAACGAGGTCTCATCCACACCGTTGCTTGTTCACTGTAAGGCTTCTGATTTCTCATTCTCATTTCATTTGGCAAAACTGTCCACTGATATTTGTCAGTGTACTCCAgtggtgtccaatcctgcttcAGGAGGGCCACTCTCTTGCAGAGTTTGGCTCCAACTCCAATTAAACACCCCTGAACCGAGgcaatcaaggtcttcaggattactaggaTCTTCCAGGCAGGTATATTGGGACAAGTTGGaggtaaactctgcaggacgttggccctccaggaccaggaCTGGACACCCCTGACCACTAAAACCGTCACTGTAACTTCAtcttcaacttttttttctcttttctagCACTGTCTATACATCAATTGGCAGCACAAGGAGAGATGGTGTTCCTAGCAAGTCGAATAGAACAAGGCAAGTTTGTTTGTAAACTTGATGTGAAGCAAAAGTGCAGTTTGATCttaaatacactactgttcaaaagtttggagtcgtaaatgtttttgaaagttt
This Ctenopharyngodon idella isolate HZGC_01 chromosome 5, HZGC01, whole genome shotgun sequence DNA region includes the following protein-coding sequences:
- the ankra2 gene encoding ankyrin repeat family A protein 2; amino-acid sequence: MASEEMEGLCPLPEVAGIKVEPSVSIGSVEDANSQNAMGIKFILPNRFDMNVCSRFVKSLNEEDSKNIQDQVNSDLEVASVLFKAECNIQTSPSPGIQVRHVYTPSTTKHFSPIKQSTTLTNKHRGNEVSSTPLLVHSLSIHQLAAQGEMVFLASRIEQESVINLQDEEGFTPLMWAAAHGQIAVVEFLLQSGADPHLLAKGRESALSLACSKGYTDIVRMLIDCGVDVNEYDWNGGAPLLYAVHGNHVRCVEILLESGADPTMESDSGFNAMDMAVAMGHRNVQQVLEAHLLRLLQGIKE